CGATGATTTCCTGCATCGCGAACCCGGCGAGGTCGAGATGAGCGAGGACGGCCTGAAGTCCGCGATCAACATGTCGGTCTACTACTACAAGCTCATCAAGGCGCGCCGCGACGATCTGGGCGAGGACCTCCTGAGCAGGCTGATCGAGGCCGAGATCGAACGTGACAACGGTGAGATGGAGCCGCTGAACAATCTTGAGATCACCGAGTTCGCAACGTTGTTGGGCGGTGCCGGCGCCGAGACCGTGACCAAGCTGCTGGGCAACGCTGCAGTGGTCTTCGGCCGGAATCCCGATCAGTGGCAGAAGCTGCTCGACGATCGCAGCAGGATCCCGGCGGCGGTCGAGGAGCTGCTCCGCTACGAGGCTCCGGCGCAGTACAACGTGCGCTGCTCGCTGCGAGAGGTGACGCTGCACGGCGTGACCATCCCGGCGGGCAAGCCGGTGTTCCTGGTGGGCGGATCGGCCAATCGCGATCCCGAGGCGTGGACCGATCCCGACCGCTTCGACGTCGACCGCGATCGCACCCAGGCACAGAACCTCGGCCTGGGATACGGCATCCACAGCTGCTTGGGTGCCGCCCTGGCCCGGATGGAGAGCGCGATCGCACTGGACCGCATTCTCGACTTCATGCCCCGCTTCGAGGTCGACTGGGAGGGATGCCGGCGGGTTAACATGCAGAATGTCGCGGGATGGAGCAACGTCCCGGTGCGGGTGCTGCGGTAGCGGGGCTCAGCCCTGCTCGGCCTGCTGCTTGGCCCAGCGATAGTCGGCCTTGCCTGCGGGACTGCGTTCGATCTTCGGTCTGAACACCACAGCTTTGGGCAGCTTGTACCGCGCGAGCGTCGCGGCGGCGTGGGTGATGAGTGTGTCGGCGTCGGCCCGAGC
The DNA window shown above is from Mycolicibacterium confluentis and carries:
- a CDS encoding cytochrome P450 translates to MTTATVVFDPFSEEFFTSPYETYRRMRAEAPVYYSEQYDFYALTRHGDVAAAFKDYETYSSAYGVDLAQVRKGHVTEHGSIIAMDPPAHRRMRSLLNKVFTPRAIEARRGLVEECVGKFLSKVDPDGFDFVQDFSALFPVDVMTAMQGVPDEDRQQIRLWIDDFLHREPGEVEMSEDGLKSAINMSVYYYKLIKARRDDLGEDLLSRLIEAEIERDNGEMEPLNNLEITEFATLLGGAGAETVTKLLGNAAVVFGRNPDQWQKLLDDRSRIPAAVEELLRYEAPAQYNVRCSLREVTLHGVTIPAGKPVFLVGGSANRDPEAWTDPDRFDVDRDRTQAQNLGLGYGIHSCLGAALARMESAIALDRILDFMPRFEVDWEGCRRVNMQNVAGWSNVPVRVLR